One Primulina huaijiensis isolate GDHJ02 chromosome 8, ASM1229523v2, whole genome shotgun sequence genomic region harbors:
- the LOC140983399 gene encoding protein VERNALIZATION 3-like, producing MPRDRDPLVVGRVIGDVLDPFTRSLGLRVTHGNREVNNGSEFRPSQLLHQPRVEVGGEDLRTFYTLVMVDPDAPSPSDPNLREYLHWLVTDIPETTGATFGNEIVCYESPRPSMGIHRFVFVLFRQLGRQTVYAPGWRQNFNTRDFAELYNLGSPVAAVYYNCQRESGSGGRSR from the exons atgccTAGAGATAGAGATCCTCTGGTTGTAGGAAGAGTAATAGGCGATGTGTTGGATCCATTCACAAGATCCCTAGGACTCAGAGTTACTCATGGCAATAGAGAAGTCAACAATGGGAGTGAGTTCAGGCCCTCACAATTGCTCCACCAGCCTAGGGTTGAAGTCGGAGGGGAAGATCTGCGTACCTTCTATACTCTC GTGATGGTGGACCCTGATGCTCCAAGCCCTAGTGATCCAAATCTCAGGGAATACTTGCACTG GTTGGTCACTGATATTCCAGAAACTACAGGAGCTACCTTCG GAAACGAGATAGTGTGCTACGAGAGCCCGCGGCCGTCCATGGGGATCCACAGATTTGTGTTCGTGCTCTTCCGGCAGCTGGGGCGGCAGACAGTGTATGCTCCGGGGTGGCGCCAGAACTTCAACACGAGGGATTTCGCGGAGCTCTACAATCTTGGCTCTCCGGTGGCTGCTGTCTATTATAACTGTCAGAGGGAGAGTGGCAGTGGTGGAAGGAGCagatga